Within Deltaproteobacteria bacterium, the genomic segment CTCTCGCCCGCGCCCTGTGCGTATACCTTCTTCAAGGGAAAGATGTTGAAAATATTCTCCGCACAGGGAGAAGAAATCCCCGTTACGGAAACCCCGGGAACAGTCGGCAGGGAAACGGAAAAAGGCCTCCCGCTTGCAGCAAAGGACGGATATGTCTATTTGAAGGGAATCCAACTGGAAAACAAAAAGAGGATGTCCGTCCACGATTTCCTGAGAGGCTTCCATATATCGCCGGGGGATACCCTGGGTTGAGAACAACGATGAAGAAAACGCCGCGCCACATCGCCGTTGAAATTTTGAATCGCGTAGAGGAGCATGGCGCATTTGCAGAACCCCTTCTGGATGCCTATCTTTCGGGAGCTCTCCTCACTAATATCCACGACCGAAGATTAATCACCCAGATCGTCTATGGCACCCTGAGGATGAGGGGACGTCTTGACTGGATTATCGATTACCTCTACAGGGGAAACTTCATTTCAATGGACGTGGGTATAAAAAACATACTGCGGACGGGCCTCTACCAGTTTCTGTTTACCGAAAGGATACCGGATTTTGCCATTGTCGACGAAGCCGTTGAGATAACGAAAATATTACACCCGGCGCGATCAGGGCTGGTAAACGCCATTCTGAGAAACGCCATCAGGAAGAAAGATGACATCGTTTATCCGGAGATTGGAAAAGATCCGTCACTTCATATCTCAATTGTCCATTCGCACCCGTTGTGGATGGTAAAAAAGTGGATCACAATATTTGGAGTTGAAGAAACTGCTGCGCTCTGCAGCGCAAACAACGAAATCCCCCCCACTGCCCTGCGGGTAAACACCCTGAAAACAACCCGGGAAAGGACAATGGAAGAACTACTGCTTAATGGTTTTGACGTTAAGGTAACCGCCTATTCTCCCGACGGTCTCATTCTGTCCAATCCGGGAATGTCTATCAGAGAAACGACCTGTTATACATCCGGGCATATCCAGGTTCAGGATGAGGCGTCACAGTTGATTGCCCGCCTCGCCGATCCGAAACCGGGAGAGAATATCCTTGATATCTGTGCCGGTGTGGGAGGAAAGACGACCCATCTTGCCGAAGTTATGAATAATAGTGGCAGCATTACAGCCATTGACATCAGTGAGAAAAAGATCGAAGCCCTGAGGAAAAACGCAACGAGACTCGGTGTCACAATCGTGGACACCCAGGTGGGAGATGCCAGAGAAAAACCGGGGAAAGCATTCTCCGAAAGGTTCGACAAAATAATCGTTGATGCGCCATGCTCAGGCCTCGGTACACTGAGGAGGAATCCCGAAATAAAATGGCGCACCACACCGGAAGACCTGAAAAAATGTGCCGTTCTGCAAAAAGCATTAATGGAGAGCGCTGCCCTTTACTTGAAAAAGGGTGGCTTTCTCATTTATAGTACCTGCACCATTATGCCGGAGGAAAACGAAGAAGTAATCAAAGATTTTATTACCCATCACCCGGATTTTATGATTACCCATCCGCTGAATACGATAAATTCCCGCCTGGTTGATAACCGGGGGTATTTCAGGAGCTATCCTCATCGGCACGGGACGGACGGTTTCTTCGGGGCGGTGCTCGTTAAGAAAATTAGTAAGGGATTAACCCCGTAATGACCGGTAAGAGCTTTTAATGGAGGCAGAAGATGAAAAGAATTTTCATTTTGGTCACTATTCTCCTTGTAATAGGTTGTGCTTCCCATGGTCCTGTTCTCTATCCCAACGAACACCTTAAAATGGTCGGGAAGGAACAGGCACAAAGGGACATTGAGGAGTGTGATCGCCTTGCTGCCGAATATGTGAAATCAGACGCCGGTAAGGCAGTGGCAAAAAACACTGTTGCGGGTGGGGCGGCGGGCGCTGTAATTGGAGGCGCGGGAGGAGCTGCTACCGGCAGCCTGAAGAGGGGATCGGCTGTAGGAGCAGCTACAGGCGCGGCGGTCGGTCTCGTCAGAGGGGTCTCAAAGGCATCCCAACCGAGCCCAATCCACAAGAAATTTGTGGAGCGATGCCTTAGAGAACGTGGATATGATCCCTTAGGATGGGAATAGAGGCAAGCACTGTCAGCTCTGAATTTCATTGACTATCAAAACGCAAACATGATAGGTGGGCTTCGGGACGGGAGGAGATGAGCATGTTTCTCAAGCAGATGCAGGTTAGTCAGATGGCGGTATTTGCCTACATCGTAGGCGACCCGGAAAGCGGTGAAGGTCTGGTCGTAGATCCAGCGGCCAATGTTGCCGGCATCATTTCGGAAGCGAAAAAAAACAACGTAAACATCAAATATATTGTGAATACCCACGGCCATGTGGATCATATAGCAGGCAATACGGAAATGAAAACCAAAACAGGGGCGCAGATTATCATTCACAGAGATGATGCCGACATGCTTGTGTCAACTCCGCCTATGGTCTTCAGGATGTTCGGAGCAAAGCAATCCCCGCCCGCTGATATCATCGTAAATGACGGTGATTTTATAACTGTGGGAAACGTCTCACTGAAGGTCATTCACACTCCCGGGCATTCCCCCGGGGGCATGTCCCTCTATATCAAAGGGTATGTTTTCACGGGAGACACTCTTTTTGTCGAGGCGGTGGGAAGAAGCGACCTTCCGGGAGGGTCATGGCCGGTGATGCACCGTTCCATTATGGATAAGCTCTGCACACTGCCCGATGATACCAAAGTGATGCCGGGGCACAACTACGGGAGAACGCCAACGTCCACAATAGGTCATGAAAAGAAGTATAATCCCTATCTGCAATAAAAAACCAGGTTATGCATGATGAACAATAAAGGTATAAGTACAACTGATTTAAAAGGATTGAAACTGTTCAATAAAGGAAAGGTTCGTGATGTTTACGAAGTTGATAATTACCTCCTTATTATTGCAACAGACAGGATATCTGCTTTTGATGTTATCATGCCGAATCCCATTCCGGGCAAGGGGGAAATCCTTACGAGGATGTCGGTCTTCTGGTTTAACAGGATGAAAGATATTGTAGAAAACCATCTCGTATCAACAAATCCTCTCGATTTCCCCGAAGAATGCAGTCCCTTCATGAAGGAACTTAAGGGGAGAAGCATGCTCGTGAAAAAAGCGGAGCCCCTTCCTATAGAATGCGTTGTGCGTGGATACCTGAGTGGCTCAGGCTGGAAGGACTATCTTCATAGTAAAACGATTTCCGGCATTAAACTTCCCGGTGGATTAAAAGAATCATCAAAGCTTTCTGACCCTCTGTTTACACCTTCCACCAAGGCCCCGTCAGGTGAGCATGACATGGCAATCACAAGAAAAGAAATGGAAAACATCATTGGTCCTGAACGTACTGAAAATATTATTGAAATAAGCCTTGCCATATATAACAGGGCATCGAAAACAGCCGAAGAGGCGGGTATCATTATAGCGGACACCAAGATGGAATTTGGTATTATCGAAGACCAACTGATCCTGATTGATGAATTATTGACGCCGGATTCATCAAGATTCTGGCCCAGAGAGGATTACGAAGCAGGAAGACCCCAAAAGAGTTTTGACAAACAGTTCCTGAGGGATTATCTCATATCACTCAAATGGAACCAAAAACCGCCCGCCCCTGAGCTTCCTAAGGAGATTATCGAAAAAACAAGGGCAAAGTATGAGGAAGCACTCAATCGACTCGTCAAATAAACATATCGTTCCATCTTGACATAGCAAAAAATGTTATTATGTTAGACAAACTTTACATTTGTTGCGCCCGTCGGTTTAAGAATGTTGAAAAAGTTGCCCAAATACTTAGATATACAATACATTC encodes:
- the rsmB gene encoding 16S rRNA (cytosine(967)-C(5))-methyltransferase RsmB — encoded protein: MKKTPRHIAVEILNRVEEHGAFAEPLLDAYLSGALLTNIHDRRLITQIVYGTLRMRGRLDWIIDYLYRGNFISMDVGIKNILRTGLYQFLFTERIPDFAIVDEAVEITKILHPARSGLVNAILRNAIRKKDDIVYPEIGKDPSLHISIVHSHPLWMVKKWITIFGVEETAALCSANNEIPPTALRVNTLKTTRERTMEELLLNGFDVKVTAYSPDGLILSNPGMSIRETTCYTSGHIQVQDEASQLIARLADPKPGENILDICAGVGGKTTHLAEVMNNSGSITAIDISEKKIEALRKNATRLGVTIVDTQVGDAREKPGKAFSERFDKIIVDAPCSGLGTLRRNPEIKWRTTPEDLKKCAVLQKALMESAALYLKKGGFLIYSTCTIMPEENEEVIKDFITHHPDFMITHPLNTINSRLVDNRGYFRSYPHRHGTDGFFGAVLVKKISKGLTP
- a CDS encoding cell envelope biogenesis protein OmpA, producing the protein MKRIFILVTILLVIGCASHGPVLYPNEHLKMVGKEQAQRDIEECDRLAAEYVKSDAGKAVAKNTVAGGAAGAVIGGAGGAATGSLKRGSAVGAATGAAVGLVRGVSKASQPSPIHKKFVERCLRERGYDPLGWE
- a CDS encoding MBL fold metallo-hydrolase is translated as MFLKQMQVSQMAVFAYIVGDPESGEGLVVDPAANVAGIISEAKKNNVNIKYIVNTHGHVDHIAGNTEMKTKTGAQIIIHRDDADMLVSTPPMVFRMFGAKQSPPADIIVNDGDFITVGNVSLKVIHTPGHSPGGMSLYIKGYVFTGDTLFVEAVGRSDLPGGSWPVMHRSIMDKLCTLPDDTKVMPGHNYGRTPTSTIGHEKKYNPYLQ
- a CDS encoding phosphoribosylaminoimidazolesuccinocarboxamide synthase; translation: MNNKGISTTDLKGLKLFNKGKVRDVYEVDNYLLIIATDRISAFDVIMPNPIPGKGEILTRMSVFWFNRMKDIVENHLVSTNPLDFPEECSPFMKELKGRSMLVKKAEPLPIECVVRGYLSGSGWKDYLHSKTISGIKLPGGLKESSKLSDPLFTPSTKAPSGEHDMAITRKEMENIIGPERTENIIEISLAIYNRASKTAEEAGIIIADTKMEFGIIEDQLILIDELLTPDSSRFWPREDYEAGRPQKSFDKQFLRDYLISLKWNQKPPAPELPKEIIEKTRAKYEEALNRLVK